In uncultured Cohaesibacter sp., a genomic segment contains:
- a CDS encoding sigma 54-interacting transcriptional regulator, with protein MVIAFIAPFEQIRLKAQSIIDTSNYPAKAYLGDLHQGVKAAKQALDEGAKIIISRGGTARMIRKALNVEVIEVEASVQRTLAFVFKETTEQSRVGIVGFAPLINMVTPICTTLARNYRSFELREKESFQERMDMLVRWKPDVVIGDAVAFEWAKSKGLNAYLIESSMETIVDAFERAMLVYKNLNRYFMAEKKLEAVLDCTRDGAVLVNSEGRIEEINKQGCTILAHPRDELLGANITGFFNTPELSKALRKKTHARNMIVTCNDDKLALDHIPVSSAKLSDNASVILFQPVQKIQDAGNLIRKKLSESGFYAKYTFDNILYHCQEMKRLVEMAQLYSRTASNIMIVGETGTGKELFAQSIHNAGTLSNGPFVAVNCAALPGNLLESELFGYAAGAFTGASRSGKIGLFELAHEGTLFLDELTEMDVFLQSKLLRALQTGEIMRVGDNKLIPIKVRIIAATNKNPLEAIRNGLLRADLFYRLNVLDLKIPPLRDRKGDPELLFAKFLEKACRQQSIPVPPLSGKLLKELRHYGWPGNVRELENCAEKFATLQSLHDFDIPLLSSELQQMGRASAIADAAVLEGETLDDMIVAKVNQIFKQENCNITRTAQRLSIDRNTVKRWLGKDSKPQGVLPN; from the coding sequence ATGGTTATCGCGTTTATCGCGCCTTTCGAGCAGATCAGGCTCAAGGCGCAGAGCATCATCGACACATCCAATTATCCGGCGAAGGCCTATCTGGGCGATTTGCATCAGGGCGTGAAGGCTGCCAAGCAGGCGCTTGATGAAGGCGCCAAGATCATCATCAGCCGCGGTGGCACGGCGCGGATGATCCGCAAGGCGCTCAATGTGGAGGTGATAGAGGTGGAGGCCTCGGTCCAGCGCACCCTCGCCTTTGTCTTCAAGGAGACAACGGAGCAAAGCCGGGTCGGCATCGTCGGTTTTGCGCCCCTGATCAACATGGTAACGCCGATCTGCACCACACTTGCCCGCAATTACCGGTCATTCGAATTGCGCGAGAAGGAGAGCTTTCAGGAGCGGATGGACATGCTGGTACGGTGGAAGCCGGACGTGGTCATCGGTGACGCGGTGGCCTTCGAATGGGCCAAGTCCAAGGGGCTCAATGCCTATCTGATCGAATCCAGCATGGAAACGATTGTCGATGCCTTCGAGCGGGCGATGCTGGTCTACAAGAATCTCAATCGCTATTTCATGGCCGAAAAAAAGCTGGAAGCCGTGCTCGACTGTACGCGGGACGGCGCGGTTCTGGTCAACAGTGAAGGCCGGATCGAGGAGATCAACAAGCAGGGCTGCACCATTCTGGCCCATCCGCGCGACGAACTGCTCGGTGCCAATATCACAGGCTTTTTCAACACGCCGGAACTGAGCAAGGCCCTGCGCAAGAAGACCCATGCCCGCAACATGATCGTCACCTGCAACGACGACAAGCTGGCGCTCGACCACATTCCGGTTTCCTCGGCGAAGCTGTCCGACAATGCTTCGGTCATTCTCTTCCAGCCGGTGCAGAAGATTCAGGACGCAGGCAACCTGATCCGCAAGAAGCTGAGCGAGAGCGGCTTCTATGCCAAATACACCTTCGACAACATTCTCTATCACTGTCAGGAAATGAAACGGCTGGTCGAAATGGCCCAGCTCTACAGCCGTACCGCCAGCAATATCATGATCGTCGGCGAAACCGGCACGGGCAAGGAGCTGTTCGCCCAGTCGATCCACAACGCAGGGACGCTGTCGAACGGGCCGTTTGTCGCTGTCAACTGTGCCGCCCTGCCTGGCAACCTTCTGGAGAGCGAGCTGTTCGGTTATGCGGCGGGCGCCTTCACCGGAGCGTCTCGCTCGGGCAAGATCGGCCTGTTCGAACTGGCCCACGAAGGCACGCTGTTCCTTGATGAGCTGACGGAGATGGATGTCTTCCTGCAGTCCAAGCTGTTGCGCGCGCTGCAGACGGGCGAAATCATGCGGGTCGGCGACAACAAGCTCATTCCGATCAAGGTGAGGATCATCGCCGCCACCAACAAGAACCCGTTGGAGGCCATCAGGAACGGCCTGCTGCGCGCCGACCTGTTCTACCGGCTCAACGTGCTCGACCTCAAGATCCCGCCACTACGCGACCGCAAGGGTGACCCGGAGCTGCTGTTTGCGAAGTTTCTTGAAAAGGCCTGTCGACAGCAGTCCATTCCCGTTCCGCCGCTATCGGGCAAGCTGCTCAAGGAGCTGCGCCATTATGGTTGGCCGGGCAATGTCCGCGAGCTGGAGAACTGCGCCGAGAAATTTGCCACCTTGCAGAGCCTGCATGATTTCGACATCCCGTTGCTCTCCAGCGAGCTGCAGCAGATGGGGCGCGCTTCCGCGATAGCAGACGCTGCTGTGCTTGAGGGCGAAACCCTGGATGACATGATCGTCGCCAAGGTGAACCAGATCTTCAAGCAGGAAAACTGCAACATCACCAGAACGGCGCAGCGGCTCTCGATCGACCGCAACACCGTCAAGCGCTGGCTCGGCAAGGACAGCAAGCCACAAGGCGTGCTGCCCAACTAG
- a CDS encoding ABC transporter substrate-binding protein has translation MKKDLFKVLVLGLAVLGLTPLQSGQASAEGGQVLNIAHPVLQQNWSPLQGGGHAARWQSLSWAAPMYFDKDGKLTPYVLSSVESDDSYVNWTLHVNPDAVWSDGSKITAKDVVGTWNLSARPATKHARVNLFLGGVDGFNDVVVGKAKDMTGLKITDDATIAVKLASADPIFDQKIATALIAPVKISQAEDENGNEKADWWMPQNGVVVSGPFMPETMDLDQGILTLVPNPNFFGPKPKLEKIVITTVADASTATLMLKRGTMDAHTELITPTIIQDLGADFLGGPALAKGQQFWINAKKPPMDDINVRKALIMSINPEELALAAFPDGPFTVASQILNKVPGVDPDFKKYPYDPEAAKAALAASKYKDAGRLPKIMFVGISTPTHEAAAQYIAEQWRKILGIQGIEMKPAIETYSGPDQKSVQIFRDDVGTRVPDAVSYLMGSIYSKSGNARNKLGGYKNDKIDALLEEASVKGVKDPDRIKLAQEAQRLFREDWDYIPYYYDVMSKWAMPWVQNFDKNDDWQVIEPWNVTIDEAKRP, from the coding sequence ATGAAAAAGGATCTTTTCAAAGTCCTTGTGCTCGGGCTCGCAGTGCTCGGGCTGACGCCGCTGCAAAGCGGCCAGGCATCGGCCGAAGGCGGTCAGGTGCTGAACATTGCCCACCCCGTTTTGCAGCAGAACTGGTCGCCCCTTCAGGGAGGAGGACACGCGGCGCGCTGGCAATCACTGAGCTGGGCTGCCCCAATGTATTTCGACAAGGACGGCAAGCTGACCCCTTACGTTCTGTCCAGCGTCGAGTCCGATGACAGCTATGTCAACTGGACCCTGCACGTCAATCCGGATGCCGTATGGTCCGATGGCTCCAAGATTACCGCCAAGGATGTGGTCGGTACCTGGAACCTGTCCGCTCGCCCGGCAACCAAGCATGCGCGCGTCAACCTGTTCCTGGGGGGCGTTGACGGCTTCAACGACGTTGTCGTCGGCAAGGCCAAGGACATGACCGGCCTCAAAATCACCGATGACGCGACGATTGCCGTCAAGCTCGCAAGCGCCGACCCGATCTTCGATCAGAAAATCGCAACTGCCCTGATCGCTCCGGTCAAGATTTCCCAGGCAGAAGATGAAAATGGCAACGAAAAGGCCGACTGGTGGATGCCTCAGAACGGGGTGGTCGTGTCCGGTCCGTTCATGCCTGAAACCATGGACCTCGACCAGGGCATTCTGACCCTCGTCCCGAACCCCAACTTCTTCGGCCCGAAACCGAAGCTGGAAAAAATCGTCATCACCACCGTCGCTGACGCCAGCACCGCAACCCTGATGCTGAAACGCGGCACGATGGATGCCCACACCGAGCTCATCACGCCAACCATCATTCAGGATCTTGGTGCCGACTTCCTTGGTGGCCCGGCTCTGGCCAAGGGCCAGCAGTTCTGGATCAACGCCAAGAAACCTCCAATGGATGACATCAATGTTCGCAAGGCCCTGATCATGTCCATCAATCCGGAAGAACTTGCCCTTGCGGCCTTCCCGGATGGGCCGTTCACGGTTGCCAGCCAGATCCTCAACAAGGTTCCCGGCGTCGATCCGGACTTCAAGAAATATCCATATGATCCGGAAGCCGCCAAGGCTGCCCTTGCCGCATCCAAATACAAGGATGCCGGCCGCCTGCCGAAAATCATGTTCGTCGGCATCTCTACCCCGACCCATGAAGCTGCCGCCCAGTATATCGCTGAGCAGTGGCGCAAGATCCTTGGCATTCAGGGCATCGAAATGAAACCGGCCATCGAAACCTACTCCGGCCCGGACCAGAAGAGCGTTCAGATCTTCCGTGACGACGTCGGCACCCGTGTTCCCGATGCGGTTTCCTACCTGATGGGTTCGATCTATTCGAAGTCCGGTAACGCCCGCAACAAGCTGGGTGGTTATAAAAATGACAAGATTGATGCCCTGCTCGAAGAAGCATCCGTCAAGGGTGTGAAGGATCCGGACCGCATCAAGCTTGCACAGGAAGCACAGCGTCTCTTCCGTGAAGATTGGGACTACATTCCTTACTACTACGACGTGATGTCGAAATGGGCCATGCCTTGGGTCCAGAATTTCGACAAGAATGATGACTGGCAAGTCATCGAACCTTGGAATGTGACCATCGACGAAGCAAAACGTCCGTAA
- the uxuA gene encoding mannonate dehydratase, producing the protein MRQTWRWFGPQDRVGIEDMLQAGVEGVVSALHHIPTGDVWSPEEIAARQKLIAHKKDGTPSGLAWEVVESLPVSEDIKKQKGNWRTHIENYKQSMRNLAAAGIEIICYNFMPVLDWTRTDLTYRLSTGATCMRFDLIDFAAFDLFILERKGAHEDFPQAVIDEARERFARLDEAGRALLAGSIIYGLPGDAEAPSMDRVRANLAEYDNISQDQLRSHFVAFLEEVAPVAQTLGLRLCCHPDDPPFGLLGLPRIMSTEADYKYLMDAVDIPANGITLCSGSLGARPDNDLPGMMQRLGDRVHFLHLRNVMLESDTIKGSFYESEHLGGNVDMVALMQAALDEEAKRKAAGRADWSIPLRPDHGLDILDDQKRKAQPGYPAIGRLKGLAELRGIMTALQHA; encoded by the coding sequence ATGCGTCAGACATGGCGTTGGTTCGGTCCGCAGGACCGGGTGGGAATTGAAGACATGCTGCAAGCCGGGGTGGAAGGGGTCGTCAGCGCCCTGCACCACATTCCGACGGGCGATGTCTGGAGTCCTGAAGAAATTGCGGCGCGCCAAAAGCTCATTGCCCACAAGAAGGACGGCACGCCGTCCGGTCTCGCCTGGGAAGTCGTCGAAAGCCTGCCTGTGTCCGAAGACATCAAGAAGCAGAAGGGCAACTGGCGCACCCATATCGAGAATTACAAGCAAAGCATGCGCAATCTGGCTGCTGCCGGAATCGAGATCATCTGCTACAACTTCATGCCGGTGCTGGACTGGACGCGCACGGACCTGACCTACCGCCTTTCAACGGGCGCGACCTGCATGCGCTTCGATCTCATCGACTTTGCCGCCTTCGACCTGTTCATCCTTGAGCGCAAGGGCGCCCATGAGGACTTCCCTCAAGCGGTGATCGATGAGGCCCGTGAGCGTTTTGCCCGTCTGGATGAGGCCGGGCGCGCGCTACTGGCCGGTTCGATCATCTATGGCCTGCCGGGTGACGCTGAAGCGCCGTCGATGGATCGGGTACGGGCCAACCTCGCCGAATATGACAACATTTCACAGGATCAACTGCGATCCCATTTCGTTGCCTTCCTTGAGGAAGTAGCGCCCGTCGCCCAGACCCTTGGTCTGCGCCTCTGCTGCCATCCGGACGACCCGCCCTTCGGCCTGCTCGGTCTGCCGCGGATCATGTCCACGGAAGCGGACTACAAATATCTCATGGATGCGGTCGATATCCCTGCCAATGGCATCACCCTGTGCTCGGGCTCTCTGGGTGCCCGTCCGGACAATGATCTGCCTGGCATGATGCAGCGGCTCGGCGATCGGGTGCATTTCCTGCATCTGCGCAACGTGATGCTGGAAAGCGACACCATCAAGGGCTCCTTCTACGAGTCGGAACATCTGGGCGGCAATGTCGACATGGTCGCGCTGATGCAGGCAGCTCTCGACGAGGAAGCCAAGCGCAAGGCGGCCGGTCGCGCAGATTGGTCCATCCCTCTGCGTCCCGATCACGGTCTCGATATCCTTGACGACCAGAAGCGCAAGGCACAGCCCGGTTATCCGGCAATTGGCCGTCTCAAGGGACTGGCCGAATTGCGCGGCATCATGACCGCGCTTCAGCACGCCTGA
- a CDS encoding GntR family transcriptional regulator, whose protein sequence is MSLLDGLEQREIDLRLPVAPQIHSILRQQIIRNQLTPGSRMSEAEWASAFAVSRQPVREAFIKLANEGLLDILPNRGSFVKKISPNAVMDARFVREAIEADIVRLVAEEHDEAVDRELARQIEHQRKAVETEDPDAFILLDELFHQTLAEAARKTGAWAVVQSQKAQMDRVRYLSLVDHNTAKLLEQHSAIVSAIAAHDTAAAEAAMRSHLRRILKDLPQIAKEKPELFEPGDG, encoded by the coding sequence ATGTCACTGCTTGATGGGTTGGAGCAACGGGAAATAGATCTGCGCTTGCCGGTGGCACCGCAGATTCACTCGATCCTGCGCCAACAGATCATTCGCAATCAGCTCACGCCGGGCAGCCGCATGTCGGAGGCCGAGTGGGCCTCTGCCTTTGCCGTTTCCCGCCAGCCGGTCCGGGAAGCCTTCATCAAGCTGGCCAACGAGGGCCTGCTCGACATCCTGCCCAACCGGGGCAGCTTTGTGAAAAAGATCTCCCCCAACGCCGTGATGGATGCCCGCTTCGTACGCGAGGCCATCGAGGCCGACATCGTGCGGCTGGTTGCCGAAGAGCATGACGAGGCGGTGGACCGAGAGCTGGCAAGGCAGATCGAGCATCAGAGGAAAGCGGTCGAAACGGAAGACCCGGATGCCTTTATCCTGCTGGACGAACTGTTCCATCAGACCTTGGCCGAGGCTGCCCGCAAGACGGGAGCATGGGCCGTGGTGCAGAGCCAGAAGGCCCAGATGGATCGCGTCCGCTATCTCTCCCTGGTGGATCACAACACCGCGAAATTGCTGGAGCAGCACAGTGCCATCGTCTCGGCGATTGCTGCCCACGATACCGCAGCAGCGGAGGCTGCCATGCGGTCCCATTTGAGGAGAATCCTCAAGGATCTTCCTCAAATTGCCAAAGAAAAACCTGAACTGTTTGAACCCGGGGACGGTTGA
- a CDS encoding 3-hydroxy-D-aspartate aldolase BhcC, with translation MNEHLLLDHLEVGFDIPARPGMKEDDIQTPCLVLDLEALESNIRKMGDYIKAHGMRHRLHGKMHKSLDVAKLQMELGGACGICCQKVSEAEVFARGGITDVMVSNQVRDPHKIDRLACLPKLGARTIVCVDALDNVAELSEAARRHGTEIECLVEIDCGAGRCGVTEVSDVVALARAIDRAHGLRFAGLQAYQGAMQHLRSYDERKAKVDVAVAMVKDCLAALEDAGLSCDIVGGGGTGSYHFESTSGVYNELQCGSYAFMDADYGLNLDEQGQRIDDGEWQNALFLLTSVMSHVTADRAIVDAGLKVQSVDSGLPVVHGRTDVTYLACSDEHGTIADPNGVLRINEKLRLVPGHCDPTCNIHDWYVGVRNGVVETLWPVSARGKAY, from the coding sequence ATGAATGAGCATCTCCTGCTCGACCATCTCGAAGTCGGATTTGATATCCCGGCCCGCCCCGGTATGAAGGAAGACGACATCCAGACCCCGTGCCTTGTCCTCGATCTTGAGGCCCTTGAGAGCAATATCCGCAAGATGGGCGACTACATTAAGGCCCATGGCATGCGTCATCGCCTGCATGGCAAGATGCACAAGTCGCTGGATGTGGCAAAGCTTCAGATGGAGCTTGGCGGCGCCTGTGGCATCTGTTGCCAGAAGGTTTCCGAGGCGGAGGTCTTTGCCCGCGGTGGTATCACTGACGTGATGGTGTCCAACCAGGTGCGTGACCCACACAAGATCGATCGTCTTGCCTGCCTGCCAAAGCTTGGCGCCCGGACCATCGTCTGCGTCGACGCACTGGACAATGTGGCCGAGCTGTCGGAGGCTGCCCGCCGCCATGGAACCGAAATCGAATGCCTTGTCGAGATCGATTGCGGCGCGGGTCGCTGCGGTGTGACAGAGGTGTCGGACGTAGTGGCGCTGGCGCGTGCCATCGACCGGGCGCATGGCCTGCGCTTTGCCGGTCTTCAGGCCTATCAGGGCGCGATGCAGCATCTGCGCAGCTATGACGAGCGCAAGGCCAAGGTCGATGTGGCGGTGGCGATGGTCAAGGATTGTCTGGCGGCGCTGGAAGATGCGGGCCTGTCCTGTGATATCGTTGGCGGTGGTGGCACCGGCTCCTACCATTTTGAGTCCACCTCCGGCGTCTACAATGAGCTGCAATGCGGCTCCTATGCCTTCATGGACGCAGACTACGGGCTCAACCTCGATGAACAGGGCCAGCGCATCGATGATGGCGAATGGCAGAATGCACTGTTCCTGCTGACGTCGGTGATGAGCCACGTCACGGCCGATCGGGCGATTGTCGACGCCGGTCTCAAGGTGCAGTCGGTCGACAGCGGCCTGCCGGTGGTGCATGGCCGGACGGATGTCACCTATCTGGCATGCTCCGACGAGCATGGCACCATAGCCGATCCGAACGGCGTGCTCCGGATCAATGAAAAGCTGCGCCTTGTTCCCGGCCATTGCGATCCGACCTGCAATATCCACGACTGGTATGTGGGCGTGCGCAACGGCGTGGTCGAAACCCTCTGGCCGGTGTCGGCCCGCGGCAAGGCCTACTAG